The genomic interval CAAAAAGGTTTGTCGAGTGCtttctgtcgggcactcggcaaaggcaatattttgccgagagctggacccagcggcactcggcaaagataggtCGTCGGCAAAtctgcctttgccgagagccggacactcggcaaactttagcCATCGGCAAAAaatttcctttgccgagtgccgggcgctcggcaaagattggccgtcggcaaaaaaatctttgccgagtgccgggcgctCGACAAAATTTGGccgtcggcaaaggtggccggcatgatggcggccacctgccgtcagcctttgccgagagcccgccgttgggcgctcggcaaagggttttttatttttattttttaaaattctttgccgagtgccctgtgacctggcactcggcaaaggcttctttgccgagtgccaaggttggcactcggcaaattaattttttgtttttgttttttcacCCATTTTTTTTCTAGGgtcttgctacagtaattaaaacTTCATTTCACATGTGGAGATATCtggcttttaggcatccgacgtcacaacttgctccaaactttctcaatttttaccacggcctccacatgcgataacaagacacctcgacaagtttcgtgatttttggacttcgtttggattttatataatttaaatacacttttcccacaagtacatcgtcatgttacgacaacaagatgctcgtaatttcatgcgagttcttggatacggcctcaacatacgccaaacatcatgaataccattttttgaatgaccaaattccattatttcaagtacatgcagttcaaatttgaaatagtcagaaaaattcaacgaaacaaaaataattaaggaaatatagtaacaaaactcaaaattgtcctaaattttgaaatggagttgtAATTACTGTATCAAGGCCCTAGAAAAAAATAgggcaaaaaaaaacaaaaaaaattaatttgccgagtgccaaccttggcactcggcaaagaagcctttgccgtgtgccaggtcacagggcactcggcaaagaattaaaaaaaaccctttgccaagtgccactgggcccggcactcggcaaatcttttaACCTAAAGGCCCAAAACGGGCGGCCCAACCCCACCccctgctcactcctctcccaCCCGCCACCGCATTTccctgccgcgccaccgccgcccccGCCGTCGTCCCCCTTCGGCGAGGTCTTGCCGGGCCCACCCCGGTGCCCCcgtcccgccccccccccccccgcccccgtcCTAGCAGCGCTTGCCCCGGCGCCCAGCCAGTGCTCCCGCCCCGCCCCGGTGGCCACGCTCCCGCGCCCTGAGTCCTCGGCCACCTCCCCGAGCTCATCGGCGCCCCGGGCTCCGAGCTCCCCGGGGATAGCGACCCGGCTGGCCCCGAGCCGCCCAGAGCTCCCCCGGCCCCAAGCTCCCCCGCCGGCCCCGAGCTCCACTGGCCCCGCCGTGCCCTGCGGccggccagcagagggagaaggagaggagcaagaggaagaaagagaaggggaggaggaagaggaagaaagagaaggggaggaggaagaagaggaagaaagagaagggggaggaggaagaagaggaaggtgccgactCGACCGCCCATCGATCCTCGCGCCGTTCCGACCGCCCATTGATCCTCGCGCTGTTGCGGTCATCCCCGCCATCATCGCTGGCCCTCGCTCTTGTCGTTCTTGCCGCCAAGataagccctacccttgtagtgttagtagtagtagtagtagttagttgtagtgttagtaatagtagttagtagtgttagttgtagtgttagttgtagtagttagtagtgttagttgtagggttagtagtagtagttagtaagtagtagtagttagtaagtagtagtggttgttagtagtagtttgtagtgttagttgtagggttagtagtagtagtagttagtaaatagtagtacttagtaagtagtagtggttagtagtagcagttgttaatagttaagtagttcttagtattagtactgttagtagttaagtagttgttagtagtagtgttagtagtagttgtagggtttgtagtaattgttgttgtgctacttcaatactttcatctgcatggaaagagaactaaagtacatggctcctcttgatatattggtggttgttggccttcatgCCCATGTTTAGTATATATGTGtttgttggcctttgtgccatgttttttgcgggttttgggaacctccccgtgcaggggaggtgctgccgaaattttgagtcgacactaaccaaTTTTGCCCTTTGTtgcaggaggacctgtgggagggactcggcgaccccgatcgtcttcgtcggcgctgcgggtcttcctgcaccgcaTCGACTCACCACTGCACCAACTCACCACTGCCCCGCtaccctgacctcaccggcaccctaggtataacccctctatccatatgtggtctttggtcgcgtaacctagttaggtgtctctcgtccaaaagagatacggttggaggtatgtagatctttgtatatctgtgaccatatctgttttggattgtccacgttttttggacagcccgcggatgcgtagatgggttagtttccatggtccgctctagTCCGAGATGGTGTTTCAGCATCACCCCCTattgttctccgaatacacattCTCCCTTGccggacgtgtatcgggagaacagcggggaggtgctgctgaaattctgtcttcggataggagcggagcatggaaactaacctcatctacgcatccgcgagtgggattaggacatatcctcacctattagagagtagggacaccgcgtagattcaattgatggtcacctgtggagatgttatatatgctagaggatggacgACCGTCaatggatgtacatgggccggaCAAGTCAGGGAGATGTCAGCattgaatggatgaacaagaccgatcgtttcttgaagcgtgcatttggcaaggccgctAGATACCCGAAAAtggctttgtgtccctgcagcaagtgTGGTAACAGGAGAATGCAAAACCAGGAAGTCATGGGTATACATCTGCACAAGATTGGGTTTACGccgaactacacccggtgggtccaccatggtgaagccaatcgtatgagagaggaggtggtgagaccacgcgtcgaggctttcgatgctgatgccggggtagcaggcATGGTAGATGACATTCACCAAGCACAGTTTGCTGAAGGACATGAGGAGGCGGAGATGCTGGCAGCCGTAGATGCGTTCaagtacatgatggactcggcggcgaaaccccttcacgctcattctgaggtctctcagctggatgccattagTCGCTTGATCGGGTTGAAGTCTGATTTGAacatgagtcgagaaggcttcgataaggtgttggccatggttggcaccctgcttccaaagGACCACATGTTGCCGAAGACCATGTACGAGGCACAGAAGCTCCTTAAAGCACtaaagatgccgtatgagcagatacatgcttgtccaaacGGGTGTGTCCTATTTCGTGAAGAACATAAGGAGGCAAataactgtccgaagtgtaaagcttctaggttcctagaggtagagtcTAGTGATGGtggtggccagaagaggcagcttaagatACCCGCCCGAGTCTTATGGCACCTTCCCTTCGTGCCATGGCTTcaaaggctattcatgaccgaggaaaccgtgaaacagatgacgtggcacaagaatggcaaatggtacaatcttgacaagatgatacatccatctaatggtgaagcatggaccagctttaatgacaaacatcgtctgaaatccgatgaggctcgtaatgtatgtgtcgcgctggcaacagatgggttcaatccttatggcatgatggccgccccttacacatgttggcccatgtttgttatccccctcaatctcctcgcctttcaacgacataacgtgatcttgacgttgataattcctagacacccggggaagaatatgggtgtgttcatggagcctgtgattgatgaattgatcaaagcttagaatgaaggggtatggacatatgaccaagctacaaagcaaagcttcaaaatgtacgtctggtaccaatactccatgcatgacttcctggcgtatgggttattcagcgcctggtgtgttcaggggAAGTTCCCGTGCCCATTATGCCaagaagctgtgaggttcatttggttgaagaagggtggcaagtattcgtcgttcgatcaacatcgtcaattccaagattccaaccatccattccgacaagacaccaagaactttaggaaaggtgtcgcagtcacggaccctagaccgcacttgaagactggtgccaaggttcatgctcagatagatgctctcgtgcccaatgaagaaggtggttttgtgggatatggtgagcaacacatgtggactcataagtctggcttgacgaggctcccctatttcaatgacctcctactgccccataacattgatgtcatgcacactgaaaagaatatcgccgaggcactttgggcaacactcatggacactgacaagtctaaggacaaccctaaggctagagtggatctggcgatgttgtgcgatagaccacagcaagagatgcggcctcctgcaAACGGCAAGAActagaaaaggcctaaggccgatttcgtcttaaaacccgaacaaaggagggaagtactacgatggatcaaggcgttaatgttccctgatgggtatgcagcgaacctgagcaggggagtgaacttaggcactatacgagtcaatgggatgaagagtcatgactaacacatatggattgagcagcttcttccggcgatggtacgaggctatgttcctgagcatgtctggctagtgcttgtAGAGTTGACCTATTTCTTCCGCCagatttgtgccaaggagctatctcggaccgtggttgcaaacttggagaaagtggcacctgagttgctttgtaagttggagaagatctttccacccggcttcttcttgtcgatgcagcatttgattgtgcacctcccatatgaggcacatctgggggggcccatgcaagcccattggtgctatccaatcgagagatgtctaaaggtcgttcgcaaaaaatgtagaaataaagccaaaattgaggcttccattgcagaggcttccattctagaggaggtaacaaacttcacacagctatactacacaacgaaccttcctagcgtgcataatccactccctcgctacaatgctgacgagaatgaatccaacctcagccttttccaagggcaactcagaagcgcaagtggatcgaccaataagaggttggataatgaagagtggcacagtatcatgctatatgtgttgcagAACCTAACCGAGGTGAAGCCGTTCattgagtaagttctcaacgaacttgtttcaatatgatgtcactattctgcatccaactgaTTCTTTCTCATTTGCATAGGGAATTTATTCGTGTATCCTGGCATCAACCAAGGGGTCCTACCCCACGGCAAaccgatacccttctttcacagggtccTGGAGAAGGGAGGCCtaattttatttcttggttcaaaacaaAGGTATTGTCCAATTTACCTCGTACCTAGTTCGAGATTTCGAGTTTCGCGTACTTAGTCCGGCAATCTTTCATTCTTGCGCTTGCAGGCCCAAACCGATGCAACTATGAGtaaggagttgagacaggttgcaaatggcttcgacaataaggtgaaagcttattcaggttatgatgtgaatggatatcgctttcacatagcaagctacgagcgagctcggccccatcgaaaaaccacaaacagcagAGTTTGTactcccggcactgatggcctcgagtatcatggcataatcgaagaaatctatgaactttcattttatggttcgaaacc from Miscanthus floridulus cultivar M001 unplaced genomic scaffold, ASM1932011v1 fs_697_1_2, whole genome shotgun sequence carries:
- the LOC136532718 gene encoding uncharacterized protein, whose amino-acid sequence is MAGMTATARGSMGGRNGARIDGRSSRHLPLLPPPPSLSSSSSSSPSLSSSSSSPSLSSSCSSPSPSAGRPQGTAGPVELGAGGGAWGRGSSGRLGASRVAIPGELGARGADELGEVAEDSGRGSVATGAGREHWLGAGASAARTGAGGGGAGRGHRGGPGKTSPKGDDGGGGGGAAGKCGGGWER